The Balearica regulorum gibbericeps isolate bBalReg1 chromosome 12, bBalReg1.pri, whole genome shotgun sequence genome includes a region encoding these proteins:
- the AP3S2 gene encoding AP-3 complex subunit sigma-2 isoform X1, protein MINAILVFNNHGKPRLVRFYQHLAEEVQQQIIRETFHLVLKRDDHICNFLECGSLFGGSDYKLIYRHYATLYFVFCVDSSESELGILDLIQVFVETLDKCFENVCELDLIFHMDKVHHILQEVVIGGMVLETNMNEIVAQVEAQSKLEKAEQGGLSAAPSRAVSAVKNINLPEIPRNINIGDINIKVPNLSQFM, encoded by the exons ATGATCAACGCCATCCTGGTGTTCAACAACCACGGCAAGCCGCGGCTCGTCCGCTTCTACCAGCACCTG GCGGAGGAGGTCCAGCAGCAGATTATCCGCGAGACTTTCCACCTGGTGCTGAAGCGGGACGACCACATCTGCAACTTCCTGGAGTGCGGCAG CCTGTTTGGCGGCTCGGACTACAAGCTGATCTACCGCCACTACGCCACGCTGTACTTCGTCTTCTGCGTGGACTCCTCAGAGAGCGAGCTGGGCATCCTGGACCTCATCCAG GTGTTTGTGGAGACACTGGACAAGTGCTTTGAGAATGTCTGCGAGCTGGACCTCATCTTCCACATGGACAAG GTTCACCACATCTTGCAGGAGGTGGTGATTGGTGGCATGGTGCTGGAGACCAACATGAACGAGATCGTGGCACAGGTGGAGGCCCAGAGCAAGCTGGAGAAGGCGGAG CAGGGAGGGCTCTCGGCTGCTCCTTCCCGCGCGGTCTCGGCTGTGAAGAACATCAACCTGCCAGAGATCCCTCGCAACATCAACATCGGAGACATCAACATCAAAGTGCCCAACCTGTCACAGTTCATGTGA
- the AP3S2 gene encoding AP-3 complex subunit sigma-2 isoform X2: MINAILVFNNHGKPRLVRFYQHLAEEVQQQIIRETFHLVLKRDDHICNFLECGSLFGGSDYKLIYRHYATLYFVFCVDSSESELGILDLIQVFVETLDKCFENVCELDLIFHMDKVHHILQEVVIGGMVLETNMNEIVAQVEAQSKLEKAEGGLSAAPSRAVSAVKNINLPEIPRNINIGDINIKVPNLSQFM, from the exons ATGATCAACGCCATCCTGGTGTTCAACAACCACGGCAAGCCGCGGCTCGTCCGCTTCTACCAGCACCTG GCGGAGGAGGTCCAGCAGCAGATTATCCGCGAGACTTTCCACCTGGTGCTGAAGCGGGACGACCACATCTGCAACTTCCTGGAGTGCGGCAG CCTGTTTGGCGGCTCGGACTACAAGCTGATCTACCGCCACTACGCCACGCTGTACTTCGTCTTCTGCGTGGACTCCTCAGAGAGCGAGCTGGGCATCCTGGACCTCATCCAG GTGTTTGTGGAGACACTGGACAAGTGCTTTGAGAATGTCTGCGAGCTGGACCTCATCTTCCACATGGACAAG GTTCACCACATCTTGCAGGAGGTGGTGATTGGTGGCATGGTGCTGGAGACCAACATGAACGAGATCGTGGCACAGGTGGAGGCCCAGAGCAAGCTGGAGAAGGCGGAG GGAGGGCTCTCGGCTGCTCCTTCCCGCGCGGTCTCGGCTGTGAAGAACATCAACCTGCCAGAGATCCCTCGCAACATCAACATCGGAGACATCAACATCAAAGTGCCCAACCTGTCACAGTTCATGTGA